Proteins from a genomic interval of Oceanicoccus sp. KOV_DT_Chl:
- a CDS encoding RNA polymerase sigma factor — MTADNDDFIRRAQRGDREAFARVVEEYYGLMFGVASKFCGNRSDAEDVTQLACIKLGRSIGQFRFESAFSSWLYRLVINCAKDFVKTQKPLTLEDPPELSVSSEAEPAVLLRQVLTLVDSMGEGFRAAVTLVMGEGLTHAEAAVILEVKESTVSWRLHEVRKRLQANSQLEGGV, encoded by the coding sequence ATGACAGCCGATAACGACGACTTCATTAGACGTGCTCAGCGCGGTGACCGCGAGGCCTTCGCTCGGGTGGTCGAGGAGTACTATGGGCTAATGTTCGGGGTGGCGAGTAAGTTTTGTGGTAACCGCAGTGATGCCGAGGATGTTACGCAGCTGGCCTGTATCAAGCTGGGTCGGTCGATAGGCCAGTTTCGCTTTGAGTCGGCGTTTTCTAGCTGGCTTTATCGGCTGGTGATTAACTGTGCCAAGGATTTTGTCAAAACCCAAAAGCCGTTAACGCTAGAGGATCCTCCGGAATTGTCGGTTAGCAGCGAGGCGGAGCCCGCCGTATTACTGCGTCAGGTATTAACGCTGGTCGACAGTATGGGGGAGGGGTTTCGGGCGGCGGTGACGCTGGTGATGGGGGAAGGGCTTACCCATGCGGAGGCGGCAGTCATTCTGGAGGTAAAGGAATCTACGGTGTCATGGCGCTTACATGAAGTGCGCAAACGATTACAGGCCAATTCTCAGCTGGAGGGTGGCGTATGA